A window of Xyrauchen texanus isolate HMW12.3.18 chromosome 10, RBS_HiC_50CHRs, whole genome shotgun sequence contains these coding sequences:
- the csf3b gene encoding colony stimulating factor 3 (granulocyte) b, translated as MKSYLFLAVHCCLTLVYSAPLKVAHHLKPEITVGMSLAKKILDNIPAVHETYLKRTGLTLELSSEEQNLEYLSGISIPEPPVLKTISEDFTLEMSLSRIVEGLELHHALLQRISESLTSTEKLNLLLADISELSAQVKKMQQLAQISSKVSQKAFPDLSPSLDSNYQVQVITHLSLQQLRSFTQDVFRSLRQIAVSN; from the exons ATGAAGTCCTACCTCT TTCTTGCAGTGCACTGCTGTTTAACGCTTGTGTATTCCGCGCCGCTAAAAGTCGCACACCACTTGAAGCCCGAGATTACGGTTGGCATGAGTTTAGCGAAGAAGATTCTGGACAACATTCCTGCTGTACACGAGACATACCTCAAAAGAACG GGTCTGACCCTTGAACTGTCCAGTGAAGAACAAAACTTGGAGTATTTAAGTGGCATTAGCATTCCTGAACCACCAGTGCTCAAGACCATATCAGAGGACTTCaccttg gAGATGAGCTTGAGCCGTATTGTAGAGGGTTTGGAATTACACCATGCACTTCTGCAGAGAATCAGTGAATCCTTGACCTCCACAGAAAAACTGAACCTTCTTCTTGCAGATATTAGTGAACTGTCTGCTCAGGTCAAAAAG ATGCAACAGTTGGCTCAGATATCCAGTAAAGTATCCCAGAAAGCTTTTCCAGATCTCTCTCCAAGCCTTGACAGCAATTATCAAGTCCAAGTGATCACACATCTTTCACTGCAGCAGCTGCGCAGCTTTACACAGGATGTTTTCCGCAGTCTACGCCAAATCGCTGTCTCCAACTAG